The Larimichthys crocea isolate SSNF chromosome II, L_crocea_2.0, whole genome shotgun sequence genome segment CCTGTTTCCTGTATCATCACACCATGTCAGGGTGTTTCTATCAGTtaaaacagaagtgaaactAAATGTCAGATCAGTATCAGGTTTGCACTGTTTGTGCCAGCACCACTGGACCTTTATATGCTGTCACACAATCTCCACTTTGCCTAAAATTGTAGATATTCAAAATGTAATTGTTTCTTATCTATCCAAAACTTTCTATAACACCgtggtgacattttaaagagctCGTACTACACTAAAACACTGTGCTCTCTGCATGCAGGGTTCCCTGTGATTCCTgtagtctccaaaagtagaacAGGAGTCGGAGATTTCAGCTATGAAGCTTTTTTTCTGTGGAACGAACTCCTGTTTTAGATCCATGAGACACTTTTAACCCCTTTACTTCCCTCTTATAAGTCATTAAGGCAAAAACAATGTCCACTTCCAAAAACTTCCAAAGATTCAGTTATTTTGAGGGGAAATAACTCATTGTTGGGTTAAAATCCTCAAAGTGATTgaatgtttggttgttttgactttaattaatccagaaaaaatattaatttgtaaagttttttttagcagtttttaTAGAAATGGACATCTTTGTCCTAAATGACTTAAGAGGGAAGTaattttattttgcacagtGTTCAATCGATCTATTAGAAAAAATAATAGTGCCATAGGCACCAACACAGCCAAAATGATCACCAGATAAAGAGGGAAATTTTCtcaaaaatgtgacacatgAAGGTTATCACGGTCTTTATTGTCAGAGCTTATTGTCAGAGCTGGgtcaggtgagtcctgaacctTCCCTGAGTCATGCTGATACAGGACTAAACTGCCgggggacttcccatgatgcactgagctcttcctCTCGCCATCATGTCCCATCAATACATGTTACcaactttgttttttccccccaagaGTTTTTCTGCTTCCTTGTGAATCGTAGCTACACCCAGATCAGCAAAATGATCaagtctgctgctgtggtcccTGATGttcaccacaaatactatattattattattattattattactactacctcATGTTAAATTCAGTTGAATTGGCTGTTACAGAGTGTTTGGTCTTCACTTCATTACACAGTAAACTATAACTCtaaaacagtatttttcatTCCTCtggatataaaaaaataactttccCAGCTTATCATTATATGGAAAACAAGAGGCACTATGATTTAaccacatttttattaataGTGACGTGGTAACTAAACAAATCATTACTGAACTCAGAGGGCGGTGAACCATGGACAAAAACCAGAGTGTCCCATGGCACTTTTTGTGAGGTGATGAGTGAGGAGCTATAAACTCTTTGAGTGTTGTATTATGTatatgctttgtttttatttcaatgtaCTTGACTTCATGACTTATTTCTAAGTAATTTCTCATCCACTttgtgtatacaagctgctgAGACAAGTTTGACGttaatcagttttattattaacaaACTCTAAAAATACAATTTCTCTCATGATatgctgcttcctgttttatttgtccaaCATAACTTCACGTCAAACAtcttaaacacattaaaacatcttgaataataaaaacactgaagtcaTGTCCATGTTTCCGTATAGCTCTTTATTATGTACAGCTCGGATTAACTTGGCgagacagcagtgtgtttgtaaagtttgctcagtgaagcagcagcagcagagatcaCTCTTCCCACGGGCTCATGTCTGTGTCAATGGCCACACAGTTGTACGCAGCGTAACGCAGTTTCTCCTCACAGACTTTTGCGCTGCGGGACAGAATGAAGAGGAGTTATACGAACAGTCGTCTGCTTCATAAGAGCGGAAGGAGTCACGATCAATGACAGACCAACCTTCTCTgatcatgtaaatgtaattatgaAACACGGAGCTTTGGTTTACCTCGGGTAGTTGGGTAGATAAAGAGTGCTGGAGCATGTGGAGGACTGAGGGAGGGCGTCAGTCGTTTCAGAGCTGTGTCAGGAAACAGACGTTAAAACAgatacatgaaaaaaacatttgaagtttTATAGATCAGCTGTTTTATGGATTTTCCTCACCCTTGTTTGTCAGGGAAGACGTAGATGGGTGCAGGAAGACGACTTCTACCAGTTACAAACCTCAGAAACCTGCTGCGATCCTCTGAGAACAAAATTCAAATCACGTCATTGAAGTGTTGTAAAAGACTTTCACTGCAGTGAGAATGAGGCTCTGTGAAATGTGAACTGACCATTGGTGAAGTTTGTCAGAGCTTCCCACAAGTATTGCACTCTACTGTCACTTTGTTCCAGGTCTTCGTAGTGTGCTGACAGGAAAGGAAGGTGGAGACAGACAATCAAGCATCTGAtacaggaaatgtgtgttttattgtgaaggatgGACACTCACTGAGTCGTTTCAGAGCTTCCACAGTGATCTCAGGATCTCCGCACACTTTCTTTTCCACTTCCTGCCAGGTGAGCAGATCCAACACCGCCTGAGGAACCACCTTTAGCAGCCCCGCCTGCATGGCTGCTATCTGTAATGAAGGAGTTTACACGTTAGCAGCAACAAGAGGAATTATAACAACACCTGAAGCACGGAAAGCGTCAAAGTCCAACCTGCTGCTTGCTCTCCTCCAGCCGAACCTTCTGCACCAGGCGGATGAACTCTTTGCGGTCCTCGTAGCGAACGCCCACGTTACTCCCGCCGGGGATGAGATCCGCCATCTGGCCGTCGCTCAGCAGGGTGGTGTAGACGAGCTCCTCACCAAACCTGAACTCAAACGTCTCCTGGTCCATGTTCTCCATGGCATCCAGCAGgttcacctgaacacacaaaccaaattttaaacttttgaaaacGACACACCGGACACAGCTGGAAAGGAAGCAGCTGTGATAATCTGAACGTCCTCACCAGCACCGAGTCCACAGCAGGGAAGTCTTTGCTCCAGCTGACAGCCTCTCCGGTCAGCTGCTTCCACACCAGCCCGGGCAGAGCCAAGACCTGCAGGATACAATCAAATCTCTACATCCACCCGTTCTTACTTCAAAGCGACTGTATCATCCAGCTACAGCAGGTGGAGAGTGAGCGTCACTCACCAAGAAGTCTTTTCCTCTGAGAGCAGCTCCCATGAGCTGACCGATCCACTCATACTTGTTGAACTCTTTACAGGACGGGTTGGGGACGTAGTAATCTCTGGCCTCTAAGGAACCCTGAGCGAGGTCAGGAGAAGAACAATGAGAACACCGGACAGCAGTCTGATCTCGATCGTGTGCAGGCAGTGATGACGAGCGATTACCTGGTTGGATGTGCGGCTGAAGAACGGCAGAGGCATGGGGCACTCAGCTGAGCTGGGGCAAAGCTCCTCAGACATGTCGGCCAGGCTGTCGCGAAATCCTCCTCCCTGGTCGATGATTCCCTCTGCAATGAACTTACACTCCCACCACTGGTCGTACCGAGCGGGCCATCTGACGAAACGAGATTTAGATTTCAACACCTTCGAGTTCAGGCAAGAAATATCAGACACATTAACCTGTGAATACACACCTGTAGTCCAGAATCTTCTCAAATTTGTCAGATGGCTTGAGACCTTCATACACCTGCAACCAGAGAAATACGGAGTTCTCCTTTTTAGGTTATATACAAATCTCAACTCGCAACATTAGGAGTCTAGTCTACCACCATCAGGAAGCGTTTCGTACCTGATTGAACACGGCGTTCTTGCAGCTGGGGTCCAGAGACGGGTTGTCTCTGTGCTCCATGGCCAGGCGTCGGTTGATGTAGAGCTGGGGCATGAAGTTTGGCTTCCCGGTCTCGGAGTCCTTCAGGCACTGCGTGATAAGGGCCGAGCGGCGTTTGGACAGCAGCAGGAACTGTTTTATGCTCTAGAGGGTGCCAAAGAACACACGAGATTCACGAGAAGGTTTAAATATtagtgaaacatttattttaagatgcTGCTTCACTGAAATTGAATAAAAGCCATCCAGCTTGTTGTATATTTACTATAAATGTGTTCAAATTTGATGGTTAAAAGAAGCTTTTTGGGGTTTATTGCTGCTTAAATGTAATTCACTGCcggtattatatattataaacacGATGACTCACTTTGATCTGGTTGAAGGTGCCCAGACTGTAGTCCCAGGCTGGTACTAAGTGTGGGAGCACACTGTCCAGGAGACTGATGaacctgtggaaaaaaataaatcactaaagACGGTTAGAGCGTGAATccgatgtgtgtgtttgagatttGAACAACTCCGGGAGGTGAACTACCTCTGGATGACCAGCGCCCTGCGGTACAGGAAGTCAGGCGTGTTGCCCTGCAGACGAGGGTATCGCACTAAGTTAGAGGACTGGAAAACGTCGGCGTTCAGACCCAGGTCTCTCTCACACGACGACTTGATCTTCAAGCCTCGGATCCGGACGTCTATCCCCTCATCTGtgaagacaaaaggagagagaaaacaaagtttaaggCTCGTGGCatcataaaagaaaatgtaattaggtgttttaaatgaaacaacCCGACCTCTACATTCCTCGATGCGAATCTCGATCACAGGCAGGTGACCTGTCATGTCCTCCAGAACGCAAACTTCTCCAATCAGATTACTGGAGAAAAAAACCCCcagcagaaatatgaaaatgaacttCCTACAGATGAAACAACTCAGCGCAGCAGGCAGACATGCTTCATAATAACATTACACTGTTAGTTCTCTACTTTtatcaaaagaaaataagattttgaTTCTTCAGCCTTCTTTGAAACATCAGACATTGTCTACTGTAATAATACGGAGGTCCTTTCCTCACATGAGAAGGTCCCTTAATACAAAACTAGTGGTATTAGACTCATATACTGTAATATGAAGCATTTATTTTGGACATTCTTTGGCACCAGTCgacattttagacatttttgtTTGTCGTGTATGCAAATGAAGTTCAGAAcagataaataaagttattttgatGCGTTCTGACTGAAGAGGCTCACTCGTCTATGGTGACATCGCTCAGCTTCTTCAGGCCGTCTCCCTCGCCTCCGTAAACCGTGACTCGCTTGGGCATGTAGTTGTCGTCTGTGGAGTCCACCGTCAGTATCAGTTTGctggagagaggacagagaagatTCATACGAGATGCTTCACATCTTTAAACGCTGAGGTTCCACTGTGCGCAGACTGGGTGTGGTACCAACATACTGTCGACTTACTGTACTCTGCGTTCAGATTAGATTGTCGCACATTAAATCACCCGGCTTCAAACATTATTGACCCTCGGGTGACTCACACGAATGTAATCAGTTCAGCTCAGCGACTCTGTGCGAGTTAATTAATGACTGACTCTGAATGAGTGTCTGCAATCACGCAGTATAAGTGTAGATGCAGAAACTACTGTGTGGTGTTAGTGACTTggatttaatgtgggctgctgcAGGCAGCCGGCAGAGCTCGATGgcagatgaccacagcctgtatccGGTTAGGTAAGGCCTaatttttcttatgttgtgaaGTGTGAAGCGGCACAACCTGAGAAAAATCAGGTCTTACCTGACTCCTCATGCTACCtagaacacctccaaaggatGCATCCTAATCAAACACCTGAatcacctcagctggctcctttttgACGTGAAGGAGCAGCGACAACAAGTAGAAGTAAGGCACcaatgtgacaaataaatctgattttatgGCATTTATACTCAGTACTGTGATGGAAAGCACTAACGTCAGCTTTaacttcttgttttttaaaatatgaattttgtAGCTCGGCTCCTTACTTCACCACGGTGCCTCTCTTCATGTGCAGGCGGATCCAGTGTTGTCCCTGCATGCCGTCGCTCTCCCAGTACGTTTCAGTGTCGCCGTCCGTCAGACAGCTCACGCCTCCACTTGGATCATCCTGTCAGGAAGTATCAAGGTAAATCGATCACTGACAAACGTATACATCTTTGATTATATGTTGTCATACATATGTAACAATCATTATGCTCTAAATCTCAGTATTTTAGCTAAAATCTCCCgtagaaaaaagcaaaaatctcTGTGTGAGTGACTCACAGAATATGAAGAAACATCGATGCTGGTCACGCACTGCTTCACACTGCCCAGGTTCTCATCCTCTTTCCCTATGTGGTCGTAGAAGTAGTGCACCAGATCCTCGTCGCATTCATACGTCCAGGTGGGAGGAATGTACCTTAAAGATTTTAGGAGAACAACAGCTTAAATTTAATCTgaaccccccccaaaaaaagtctTGACTCTCTGGTCTGACTCGTGCTCACCTTAGCTTCTGGACGGCAGCGTCGTCCCGCTCTGCGATTTTGGGTTTGGAGCCGATGTAAAGTGCGTTCTCCACGTTCACCACCTGCTCCCACCTGTTGCAGGGTTTGTGGTCGTAGCcgaagagctgctgctgcctgctgacGGTCTCCGGCGACTCCACCGGCACGAGCCTGTCGCCTccttctgtgtgtttacacaccAGGATCCAGCCTTCCTCCAGCTCCAGGCCCTGACGGTGCTCCTCCATCTGCTCCTGGACGCAGACAACGGATCATTGAATTAACATGTGTTACCGATAAGACGCATTTATAATCAGAAATACTGAGCTAAGAGGTGATAAAATCAAATCTTCTGGTATTAAAGATGTCATGATGTCTGTTAAGACGCGTCAAGTTGCGTAGCAGAACGTCAGGAGGTCCAGCGGGTCATTGAATAATCACAGACACACGTTAATCTTCTCACTCACTGCTCTCTCGTCTCCAGCTTAAATATTATCTACTGATTGGATTTCCAGATTTTGCTGATTACTTTTGAAGCCCTAGGAGGCCTTGTATGTTATTTCTCTTGATCTTTTAATGCCCTACGTCCCTCCTCGCTCCCTGAGGTCCCTCAGATGAATCATTCCTGGTTGTTCTTGAGTCCAAATACTCGCACAAAGGTGCAGTTAGAGCTCTGACACTGTGGTAGGACCTACCTGAGGCGATCAGGGCTGCAAACTCTGCgatttattgcttttaactTGTCGTTTTTGTGGTTCGACTTCACCGTGAGCGGCAGCGGGCGATGCTCACCTTGATGATTTTGACCCACAGGCCCTGACTGTTCCTGTACTCCTCCCCCGTTGTCCGGATGCACGTCCCTTTCTTCGGCTCGATGTTGTACTTGCACAGCTTCTTGATGTGTGGGTTCTGGTGTGGGTTCTCAAACACGGACACCAGCGTCTTCCCCACGAGGGAGGCTCCCGCAGCAGCTCCGGAGGAGGAGGCGCAGGAGCCCGTGGACGATGAATCCTTGCAGACCTTGTAGCAAACCTCTTTGGGGACGTAACACAGAGGGTCCGGGGCCGGCTCGCTCCTCTTGAAACACTCGATGCACCTGTTCAGGAAGCGGATCCTGCCCAGGAGCAGGTGAGGGTTGTCACCCAGAGAcatgatggaggtgatggaggaggaggtgatggaggaggaggtgtcagtCAGCTGACATCACCCCACACAGTCCTGCTTTTGTTGTCCTGCCTGGATGCTGCTGTCAAAACAAACCAGACAACAGAGAAAAGTCACTACACATTAAAACAAGAGGGTTTGAATCCCGGCTCTCTTTCATAGGCGGTTAGAGGCCCCAAAAAAGCCGATAATGAGTCACCAGAGTCGGCTGACTGATGAAAAGTATCGACTCCCCTCcggagctaacattagcacCTTAGCTGGACGTCAGTTAAACCGACGTCCTGCGGTTTGTTCAACAAAATATCTGCGTTAATTTGACTGAAAAGTtactaaattaaacattttcaaagagCTAAAAGGTAGATTTATAACCACAAAGAGTGTTTGTTGACGTACCGTGACTGTCGGCGGATATTTTGGGGTTTTAAATTCGCTTTTCGAGGTGGATTTCTTTGGATTTCTGACAACGCGGAAACGCAGAGGAGACTTTTGACCCTCTCGGACTTCCGTCGGttgtaatttcaaaataaaagtctcacCACATAAAATGTATCAACACCATTTATTTTAACCCCAGAACACTGAgtttaaaattagtaacaccgTCACTAACGTCAGGTATATTTGAcctgatatataataatataataaataatagataatgataatatataatataatatcccagataaaaatacagttttcatcaatttatgtaaaagtaaaacactgtatgccaagttgtagtactcttctttaatttcccaatatcacacaaaataaaataaaataaaataaaaaggtaccatgggggacccttttttaaaaggcagcaaatttattaaaaaatcaggtaatccttaacgaaacaaaaaaaataataatggagctgggaacttgttttttggtccacccattcctgggacatgtgagccttgtctggtgaaggcacagtctttctgcaATTGTAGGAGATGGCACAAAAAATGGCACCGTCTATCACTAATGCATGCCTCTTGAAAATAAaccatagatgggaggagggagacaaacatcccattaatgacatcagtgagcagcctgaagctacccaaggacctatgcaactcagacagcagcaacacaatgaaaatcacatgacaataACTGTGTGGGTTCTAGGGTTAAAAACGCTTTTTTGCTGTCTATTTTAACATTACTGTACAGTGTAGTAGAGAGTCAATTTAACCTGAGTGTACAGAAAAAGATTTTGCggttaatgttttcttttatttttcttttatctgtgtACAGGTAGACCAGGTGGGCTCATGTTAAATCATCACAcccacactgcagtctgcactGGCCTTATACACTCTATACAGCATGTATGCTGCCAacctgtatttatatatatttgtgtattaatTTCACTCTGTCCATATgtcttattatattttatttatttatcctcactgtttacatttagtttgtTGTACATATGTACTGTCGtatccacctacctcatgtacaGAACACGTTTCGTCGCTGCCAGTGTCTAGAGATCGATACACATATCTATatttatgcacatatatatagttatatctTTATGTTTCTTAAGTTTTATGTTCATGTCTGCGCCTACCTGTCATGTTCCTTGTTAAACTgtatgtctatacctgtatgtacaattgaGAACACAGTgaaccagagtcaaattcctcatTTGTGTACATACACCTGACCAATAAAGCGATTCTGATAACATATTGATATTTATATCTGCACTCTTATTTATATGTCCATATGTACTCTGCACTGCTTTACTAAACTTACTTGTCTTActtgtactttgtgcaatggcaataaagtttaatctaatttaatgtgactatatataaatgttttatttcacaaattaattcagtgtcaaatcataaaatgttacacaataaaagtcagttcaaaaaaacattacagtttCATCATCTTCACTAGATTTGTTCGACTACGACGTTAATGAATGTCTGTTCTTTGTGGTTGGTGGCGTTGGTGACCTCGTCCTCCTCATTTGGGTGTGCTGAGACATCCACCAGAGAGGGGAGGCTCCCACCTCGCAGGATACCTTTGCCCCTCTGCAGGACACTGTCGGGACCGTCGCCCAGAGAGGCCCTAAGAGGTAAATACTGTTTCTTTCCAGGAGAGTCTCCGGGCTGATGAATCTCAAGATCCTCCACACTCATCCTGCAAATATGACCAACGTTTTATGCTTGAGTCTGTGCAGTATAGTTGCAGTAGCATGAAAGGTCAAATTAGTTTACCTCATGTCAAAGGTGGAGCCTTTGAAGGCCGGTCTGAGAGTCTCTGCTGCTGTCGACAGGGTGTAAGGGATGGAGAAATGTCTCTGCGCCCAGTGCTTGTCCTTCACAATCGGAGCCAGGTTCTGGTACATGTCATCTACAGCCAGCATCGACACCTACAGGAGGCAGAAACAGAGTTCAAATGACGACAGTGAGCACTCGTTTTAGGTGTTTGGAGTGGATATATTTGAGGAGGTAACCTCAATGTTTCTGTCAATCAGCTGGTTGGTTTCAAAGTCATCATCGTCCTCGCCAAATGGATTGATGATCAGCTCCCCGACCTACAGAGAGGAAACAACtcctttaataataaaaaaatctgttttctggtAGTGAAACGTGAACTCATCGTCTCACCTTGAGCCAGCCGGCGTAGAAGAAGAACTGCATAAGGGTGAAAACAGGGACGTACAGGTCCATATTGTGGTTCCTGTATCCTTTCTCGGGGTTTAGAAATTGTCGGCCAATCACGCAGAAGGCGAAGAAAGAGTAAACTGCTATAGTAACGACCTGCACAGATAAAAAACGAGACGGTTAAGAggataaaaaagataaataaccTTCAAATGAAGTAGATAGACATGTTTTTGATCATAGTTTTGTCCCCTGATCTTACCTGAGTGTAGACAAGAGGAATGCTTATCCAGTCATAGTGAAACAGGAGGCTGCACTTGGCTCTGTATTTATTCAGCTCCTGTAGttataaatacaaattatatATTTAGGATCTAATTTAAAGTgagtttaaacttttattttcaaaaaaagaaaaacctcactcACGTCCATCAGAAGTCTCAAAGCGATGTCGTCCCTCACGCGACCCTCCTTTCTGGCTATGGATGCCAGGTTAGAGAACCAGGTCAAAGGCATCCAGTACTTGTTGAAATCAGAGTGAAGTGACTCAAAGAGTTTCAGCTCGTGTGTCGTCATGAATCCTGCACAGAGGTCACACAGTTTGACACCACGTGGATGGATGGAAGAGATATTTATGATCCAGGGAGTTAGTTATACTTCACTTTATCACTTCtttggatttatttaatttctttaccTCATTTTATCAATtgtctggttttatttgtctCACTGCAg includes the following:
- the best4 gene encoding bestrophin-4; translated protein: MTISYTLKVADARFCGFSKLLFRWKGSIYKLVYKELLVFCGVYLFFSLFYRLMLTTRQQDMFERVALYCDQFTNTNFIPVLFVLGFYVTLAFNRWWGQYTSFPLPDNLMMVVSGNVHGVDERGRLLRRTLMRYANLSSVLILRSISTRVLKRFPTLEHIVEAGFMTTHELKLFESLHSDFNKYWMPLTWFSNLASIARKEGRVRDDIALRLLMDELNKYRAKCSLLFHYDWISIPLVYTQVVTIAVYSFFAFCVIGRQFLNPEKGYRNHNMDLYVPVFTLMQFFFYAGWLKVGELIINPFGEDDDDFETNQLIDRNIEVSMLAVDDMYQNLAPIVKDKHWAQRHFSIPYTLSTAAETLRPAFKGSTFDMRMSVEDLEIHQPGDSPGKKQYLPLRASLGDGPDSVLQRGKGILRGGSLPSLVDVSAHPNEEDEVTNATNHKEQTFINVVVEQI
- the hectd3 gene encoding E3 ubiquitin-protein ligase HECTD3 codes for the protein MSLGDNPHLLLGRIRFLNRCIECFKRSEPAPDPLCYVPKEVCYKVCKDSSSTGSCASSSGAAAGASLVGKTLVSVFENPHQNPHIKKLCKYNIEPKKGTCIRTTGEEYRNSQGLWVKIIKEQMEEHRQGLELEEGWILVCKHTEGGDRLVPVESPETVSRQQQLFGYDHKPCNRWEQVVNVENALYIGSKPKIAERDDAAVQKLRYIPPTWTYECDEDLVHYFYDHIGKEDENLGSVKQCVTSIDVSSYSDDPSGGVSCLTDGDTETYWESDGMQGQHWIRLHMKRGTVVNKLILTVDSTDDNYMPKRVTVYGGEGDGLKKLSDVTIDDNLIGEVCVLEDMTGHLPVIEIRIEECRDEGIDVRIRGLKIKSSCERDLGLNADVFQSSNLVRYPRLQGNTPDFLYRRALVIQRFISLLDSVLPHLVPAWDYSLGTFNQIKSIKQFLLLSKRRSALITQCLKDSETGKPNFMPQLYINRRLAMEHRDNPSLDPSCKNAVFNQVYEGLKPSDKFEKILDYRWPARYDQWWECKFIAEGIIDQGGGFRDSLADMSEELCPSSAECPMPLPFFSRTSNQGSLEARDYYVPNPSCKEFNKYEWIGQLMGAALRGKDFLVLALPGLVWKQLTGEAVSWSKDFPAVDSVLVNLLDAMENMDQETFEFRFGEELVYTTLLSDGQMADLIPGGSNVGVRYEDRKEFIRLVQKVRLEESKQQIAAMQAGLLKVVPQAVLDLLTWQEVEKKVCGDPEITVEALKRLTHYEDLEQSDSRVQYLWEALTNFTNEDRSRFLRFVTGRSRLPAPIYVFPDKQGSETTDALPQSSTCSSTLYLPNYPSAKVCEEKLRYAAYNCVAIDTDMSPWEE